A window from Flammeovirgaceae bacterium encodes these proteins:
- a CDS encoding dihydrofolate reductase family protein: MRKIIVLSFITLDGVMQAPGGPEEDPSEGFKFGGWVAPFFTEADEAAGEFMAQQLKPADLLLGRKTFDIFAAYWADHSEMWPGINEVTKYVMSTTLNKSDWKNSVFLSSVEEIHNLKNLPLQNQGSKSSDIQVHGSGNLIQTLLKHDLVDELWLKIFPVTLGTGKRLFSDGAIPASFSLINSLVSPNGVIFANYKRAGQVKTGTVGT, from the coding sequence ATGAGAAAAATAATTGTTCTATCGTTCATTACATTGGATGGCGTTATGCAAGCCCCGGGAGGCCCCGAAGAGGATCCTTCAGAAGGATTTAAATTCGGGGGGTGGGTTGCACCTTTCTTCACAGAAGCGGATGAGGCTGCCGGTGAATTTATGGCTCAACAATTAAAACCTGCAGACCTTCTTTTGGGCCGAAAAACATTTGATATTTTTGCTGCTTACTGGGCCGATCATTCAGAAATGTGGCCTGGAATCAATGAGGTCACCAAATATGTGATGAGTACTACTTTGAACAAATCGGATTGGAAAAACTCGGTTTTCTTAAGTTCTGTTGAAGAAATCCATAATCTTAAGAACCTGCCACTCCAAAACCAAGGCTCAAAATCCTCTGACATCCAGGTGCATGGCAGCGGCAATTTGATCCAAACATTGCTTAAACATGACCTAGTCGATGAATTGTGGCTCAAAATATTTCCGGTTACACTTGGAACCGGCAAGCGTTTGTTCAGTGATGGTGCCATTCCAGCATCATTTTCATTAATTAATAGCCTGGTCTCTCCCAATGGTGTGATTTTCGCAAATTATAAACGAGCCGGGCAAGTAAAAACGGGCACAGTAGGCACGTGA
- a CDS encoding PAS domain S-box protein gives MKRFIRKVTSYGLGSLGSKSEKRNVILANYTSLVTSSALFLLIPAYYLYYGPNLSVFSRLAAGAVLFLLPLWINRFGAVTFGRVLLSWLTPFFVFGISILDLESGEAMSPSSFVGLRLFLLAGFCFPFLIFNLKNRAWLALALSASVLSIIFFDQVFILFRSEHFLNNIQADPFYTFNNIRATLTMLAIGITLVLLKSVVERNEDLNQELLAELERKNRLIKQQAEAEVYKLNEKLTDNLKLLKASESRYRSLFEQASDFIAITDLEGRFVDVNESWCAAFGYTREELLALKTDDLIDPGQLTTEPVRYEELRKGMHVLSYRRMVRKDKTIIEVEANVKKLQADKILVIARDVTQLREAQHQIELNEAKFRGAFENSAIGMAMVSLDLKWLKVNKELCHILGYEEDGIIGKSVSDFTHPMDKEEVFEVKKLLYGEAETYQREKRYVHQNGGTVWVNLNVSLVKGQDGMPLFFVSQIENITLGKKTKELLSIYEANMTATVNNTDIMIWSVDREYKLLMFNNPFFNYAQKRFGIQLKMGNSAFASLEGDNYREITQKWIPLYDRALEGHRITFEETRYGVDLQYSLSPILKTDQVIGVSVFARNVTESKARERELVEANKKIGELKLMALRSVMSPHFIFNVLNSIQFFITKNDRVNALHYLSTFSKLIRNILTHSVKNRIKLTDELDMLENYVHLEMTRFEHKFDFSLTVEPHIEAQAILIPSLLIQPYVENAILHGLYNKKEKGTLSISVNENDGILTFVITDDGIGREAARQLRKYNAQPHQSMGISITEERLSLINKDQKTTFDIEDLKNANGPCGTKVTIGISYTSN, from the coding sequence ATGAAGCGATTTATAAGAAAAGTAACAAGTTATGGCCTTGGCTCCCTTGGCTCAAAATCGGAGAAAAGGAATGTAATACTGGCCAATTACACCTCACTCGTCACTTCCTCTGCCTTGTTCCTGCTCATCCCGGCCTATTATTTATACTATGGCCCCAACCTTTCCGTTTTCTCACGCCTTGCGGCCGGGGCAGTGCTTTTCCTTTTGCCCTTATGGATCAACCGCTTTGGCGCGGTTACGTTTGGCCGGGTTTTGTTGAGCTGGCTCACCCCATTCTTCGTTTTTGGCATCAGTATCCTCGACCTGGAATCGGGGGAGGCCATGTCCCCATCTTCCTTTGTGGGGCTCAGGCTATTCTTGTTGGCCGGGTTTTGTTTTCCCTTCTTGATTTTCAACCTCAAGAACAGGGCCTGGCTGGCATTGGCCCTATCTGCCTCCGTGCTGTCCATTATATTTTTTGACCAGGTCTTCATACTGTTCCGGTCGGAACATTTTTTGAACAACATACAGGCCGATCCCTTTTATACCTTCAACAATATCAGGGCCACGCTTACCATGTTGGCCATAGGCATCACGCTCGTCCTGCTGAAAAGCGTGGTGGAGAGGAACGAAGATTTGAACCAGGAGTTGCTGGCAGAGTTGGAAAGAAAAAACAGGCTGATCAAACAACAGGCTGAGGCCGAAGTGTACAAGCTGAACGAAAAACTTACCGACAACCTAAAATTGTTAAAGGCAAGCGAAAGCAGGTACCGCTCCCTTTTTGAGCAAGCTTCTGACTTTATTGCCATAACCGACCTGGAAGGCCGTTTTGTCGATGTCAATGAGAGCTGGTGTGCCGCCTTTGGGTATACAAGGGAGGAATTGCTGGCACTAAAAACAGATGACCTGATCGATCCGGGGCAATTGACCACTGAGCCCGTTCGATATGAGGAGTTGAGGAAAGGGATGCATGTGCTTAGCTATAGAAGGATGGTACGCAAGGACAAAACCATTATTGAAGTAGAGGCCAATGTGAAGAAACTACAGGCGGACAAAATCCTGGTAATCGCCAGGGACGTGACCCAACTCAGGGAGGCGCAACATCAAATTGAACTCAACGAGGCCAAATTCAGGGGCGCATTTGAAAACTCGGCCATAGGCATGGCGATGGTCTCCCTCGACCTAAAATGGCTAAAAGTAAACAAGGAACTGTGCCATATCCTGGGGTACGAAGAGGACGGCATCATAGGGAAATCAGTATCCGATTTTACTCATCCCATGGACAAGGAAGAGGTTTTTGAAGTTAAGAAACTCCTTTATGGGGAGGCTGAAACCTACCAAAGGGAAAAGCGCTACGTGCATCAAAACGGTGGCACTGTGTGGGTAAACCTAAATGTCTCCCTTGTAAAAGGGCAGGATGGGATGCCCTTGTTTTTTGTGTCGCAAATCGAAAACATCACCCTTGGCAAAAAGACAAAGGAACTACTGTCCATCTATGAAGCCAACATGACTGCCACCGTCAACAACACCGATATTATGATATGGTCGGTGGACCGGGAGTACAAGTTGCTCATGTTCAACAATCCGTTTTTCAACTATGCTCAGAAACGCTTTGGCATACAGCTTAAGATGGGCAATTCGGCCTTTGCCTCACTGGAAGGCGATAATTATAGGGAAATCACGCAAAAATGGATCCCCTTATATGACCGGGCTTTGGAAGGCCACCGCATCACTTTTGAGGAAACACGCTACGGGGTGGACCTGCAATATTCCCTAAGCCCCATCCTAAAAACCGACCAGGTAATTGGCGTTAGTGTATTTGCCAGGAACGTAACGGAAAGCAAAGCCAGGGAACGTGAATTGGTGGAAGCCAACAAAAAAATCGGGGAATTGAAATTGATGGCGCTCCGTTCTGTCATGAGTCCTCATTTTATTTTCAACGTACTTAATTCAATCCAGTTTTTCATTACCAAAAACGATAGGGTAAATGCCCTTCACTATTTATCCACCTTCTCCAAACTAATAAGGAACATCCTTACCCATTCGGTCAAAAACAGGATAAAGCTAACGGATGAGTTGGACATGCTGGAAAATTATGTGCACCTGGAGATGACCCGGTTCGAACATAAGTTTGATTTTAGCCTTACCGTGGAGCCGCACATAGAAGCTCAAGCTATCCTGATCCCTTCGCTCCTCATCCAACCCTACGTGGAAAATGCAATCCTTCACGGCCTCTACAACAAAAAAGAAAAAGGCACATTGTCCATTTCGGTGAATGAAAATGATGGCATCCTCACTTTTGTAATTACCGATGACGGCATTGGCCGGGAGGCAGCGAGGCAATTGCGCAAGTACAATGCCCAGCCTCATCAATCCATGGGCATCAGCATTACGGAGGAGCGGTTGAGCCTTATCAATAAGGACCAAAAGACCACCTTTGACATTGAAGACCTCAAGAATGCCAATGGGCCCTGCGGCACCAAGGTGACCATAGGCATTTCATATACTTCCAACTAA
- a CDS encoding ring-cleaving dioxygenase, with amino-acid sequence MLGLHHITAIAGNAQRNYDFYTQTLGFRLVKKTVNFDDPQTYHFYFGDEVGSPGTILTFFPWANVRQGKNGAGMATEIGYSVPKGSLEFWKARLEKFNTRHEILSERFGEKYIALQDPDGLWLNLIEAKHNDERRGYETAEIKANVAIKGFHTVTLTEVNIKATAAILTEIFGYKQVEQEDNLYRYQTDAVENAALVDLLEMPDAQRATPSGF; translated from the coding sequence ATTTTAGGACTGCATCACATCACTGCCATTGCAGGGAATGCACAGCGCAATTACGACTTCTATACCCAAACCCTCGGGTTTCGCTTGGTTAAAAAGACCGTTAATTTTGACGACCCCCAGACCTATCATTTCTACTTTGGAGACGAGGTGGGTTCTCCGGGAACTATCCTTACCTTCTTCCCCTGGGCAAATGTGAGGCAAGGAAAGAACGGAGCTGGTATGGCCACAGAAATTGGATATTCCGTACCGAAAGGAAGTTTGGAGTTTTGGAAAGCGCGTTTAGAAAAATTCAATACCCGTCACGAAATCCTTAGTGAGCGGTTTGGAGAAAAATACATTGCTCTTCAGGATCCTGACGGATTGTGGCTCAATTTGATCGAAGCGAAACACAACGATGAGCGAAGAGGATATGAAACCGCTGAAATTAAGGCCAATGTTGCGATCAAAGGATTTCACACGGTTACATTGACCGAGGTTAACATCAAAGCTACTGCAGCCATCCTAACTGAAATATTCGGTTACAAACAGGTAGAGCAGGAAGACAATTTGTACCGCTATCAAACTGATGCTGTTGAAAATGCGGCATTAGTAGATCTATTGGAAATGCCAGATGCCCAAAGAGCCACCCCTTCGGGGTTTTAA
- a CDS encoding SRPBCC family protein → MKNNTVTLHRVLTAPPEKAFKAFSNPNAYATWLPPYGFIAKIHQMDFREGGSYKMSFVNFSTGNGHSFGGEFVKIKPNELIQYTDRFDDPNLPGEMVTTVRLTKVSCGTELHIEQTGIPEAIPVEMCYLGWQDSLDKLKRMVEPEIPDA, encoded by the coding sequence ATGAAAAACAACACCGTAACCCTGCACCGTGTGCTCACCGCACCACCCGAAAAGGCCTTCAAGGCATTTTCCAACCCCAATGCCTACGCCACCTGGCTGCCGCCTTATGGTTTTATCGCCAAAATCCATCAGATGGATTTTCGTGAGGGCGGCAGCTACAAAATGTCTTTTGTCAATTTTTCTACCGGCAACGGCCATTCCTTTGGGGGCGAGTTTGTAAAAATAAAGCCCAACGAACTCATCCAATACACCGACCGGTTTGACGACCCCAACCTGCCGGGCGAAATGGTCACCACAGTGCGGTTGACAAAGGTTTCCTGCGGTACGGAACTGCACATTGAGCAGACCGGCATCCCCGAAGCCATTCCTGTGGAGATGTGCTACCTTGGCTGGCAGGATTCTTTGGATAAACTGAAAAGGATGGTAGAGCCTGAAATACCCGATGCCTGA
- a CDS encoding dihydrofolate reductase family protein: MRKVIAAINMTLDGYCDHNAIVPDEEIHQHYTDLLDNAEIILYGRNTFELMKFWQTLIEKPSGEKPMDDFAVAIDKIQKIVFSYSLKSTGWDSAELAKKSLEETVKNLKHQTGNDILVGSRSLIIQLLNLHLIDELQLCLHPVIAGGGLPLFENIENRTGLKPTNTKTFKGGAVLLYYGPADPEPTEH; encoded by the coding sequence ATGAGAAAGGTTATTGCCGCCATCAACATGACCCTGGACGGGTATTGCGACCATAACGCTATTGTCCCGGATGAGGAAATCCATCAACATTACACGGATTTGTTGGATAATGCTGAAATCATTTTATACGGCCGCAACACTTTTGAGCTTATGAAGTTCTGGCAAACGCTGATTGAAAAACCTTCCGGTGAAAAACCAATGGACGATTTTGCCGTGGCGATCGATAAAATCCAAAAGATCGTCTTTTCCTATTCGTTAAAAAGCACAGGTTGGGACAGTGCCGAATTGGCTAAAAAATCCCTTGAAGAAACGGTTAAGAATTTGAAGCATCAGACGGGCAATGATATTTTGGTAGGCAGCCGTAGCCTGATCATTCAGCTTCTAAACCTTCATTTGATCGATGAACTGCAACTTTGCCTCCATCCGGTCATTGCGGGGGGCGGTTTGCCTTTGTTTGAAAACATTGAAAATAGGACCGGGCTTAAGCCCACAAACACAAAAACTTTTAAAGGTGGCGCGGTGTTGCTTTACTACGGACCGGCCGATCCTGAGCCAACAGAACACTAA
- a CDS encoding response regulator transcription factor, with protein MLKGIIVDDEFKSRESLRILLEEFCEGVEVCALCQNVDEGLEAIKKYKPEIVFLDIQMQRESGFDLLTRIKNIGFEVIFTTAHSEYAIKAFKFSAIDYLLKPIDIAELKRAIGKVDKKMNGDISTRLQHLIQNLQPAQGNHKLALPTLDGLVFVKVSDIIYCEASSNYTEIIVQDGKKYVVSRTLKEYEDLLTGHNFYRIHNSYLINLNAIKKYIRGEGGYVVMNNDQSLTVSKRKKDGFLEKIGTRG; from the coding sequence ATGTTGAAGGGTATAATTGTTGATGATGAATTTAAGAGCAGGGAGAGCCTGCGCATTTTGCTCGAAGAGTTCTGTGAAGGGGTGGAGGTCTGCGCCTTGTGCCAAAATGTGGACGAAGGGCTGGAAGCCATTAAAAAGTACAAACCGGAGATCGTTTTCCTGGATATCCAGATGCAACGGGAAAGCGGTTTCGACTTGTTGACCCGTATTAAAAATATTGGGTTTGAAGTTATTTTCACCACCGCCCATTCCGAATATGCAATCAAGGCATTTAAATTTTCGGCAATTGACTATCTATTGAAGCCTATTGATATTGCCGAGCTCAAGAGGGCGATAGGGAAGGTGGATAAAAAAATGAACGGGGATATTTCCACCCGCCTGCAACACCTCATTCAAAACCTGCAGCCTGCCCAGGGCAACCATAAATTGGCGCTTCCTACCCTCGATGGCCTCGTTTTTGTAAAAGTAAGTGATATCATATATTGTGAGGCATCCAGTAATTATACCGAAATTATAGTACAGGACGGGAAAAAATATGTGGTCAGCCGCACATTAAAAGAATATGAGGATTTGCTGACGGGGCATAATTTCTATCGCATCCACAATTCCTACCTTATCAACCTAAATGCAATAAAGAAATACATCCGGGGGGAGGGGGGGTATGTTGTCATGAACAACGACCAATCCCTAACCGTCTCCAAACGGAAAAAGGATGGCTTTCTTGAAAAAATAGGTACCCGCGGCTAG
- a CDS encoding mechanosensitive ion channel encodes MMQEYRIEIIESVIIVFSYFLIRFAIQKAIGKVAKRFAYQKARAKIIKEFTNFALLLITLQVLLFVWGVDQSDLILFISSMLTILGIAFFAQWSIISNITSALIIFFTHPAKIGDTITVLDKDYSIQGKISDIEIFFITIKTEAGERITIPNNVFIQKMVMQKDARPRA; translated from the coding sequence ATGATGCAGGAATATAGAATTGAAATAATAGAATCCGTCATTATAGTGTTTTCCTATTTCCTCATACGGTTTGCCATCCAAAAGGCAATAGGGAAAGTGGCCAAAAGGTTTGCCTACCAGAAGGCAAGGGCCAAGATCATCAAAGAGTTTACCAATTTTGCCCTTCTCCTCATTACCCTGCAGGTGCTATTGTTTGTGTGGGGCGTGGACCAATCCGATTTGATACTGTTTATCTCATCAATGCTGACCATATTGGGTATTGCATTTTTTGCCCAGTGGTCCATTATCTCCAACATCACCTCTGCGTTGATCATATTCTTTACCCATCCTGCCAAAATAGGGGACACCATTACGGTATTGGACAAGGATTATTCCATCCAGGGCAAGATCAGCGACATAGAAATTTTTTTCATCACCATAAAAACCGAGGCAGGCGAGCGGATCACCATACCCAACAACGTTTTCATACAAAAGATGGTAATGCAGAAGGATGCCCGCCCACGGGCCTGA
- a CDS encoding PAS domain S-box protein produces the protein MGFAEIDANYLSDAELFTTLIKLSAELMWVREFTHEDVVWIGASSNLKKFGIHAHKTRQQFWYDNIHPKDLREASSGYNAALNDPLATNHVREYRFKGVGKKWHYIRDKVCFVRDKNGKPIRAIGVWEDNTRLVRKGKKEKKLLEELEKDRNRFKIISELSNAVMWEEDFNKKQLFWSGDPKILNDFGVDKGYFPVSEWANHIHPEDAGRSAKRFREAMASPDGIYNDEYRVIKADGSIAHILDRGMIIRDKGNNPVRAIGGWVDITKERLHQHGLENSLSELEGLNRKLSKREEELATSEEELRLLNEELSNKNKVLTDRDQVITRLQHLAKIGSWEYNPNTDEFTASPEAYAIQGLSEDDPVTVEEIIQFYDEEGRRVLLDTLGKVRKGEGEPFDLVLKSSTPVGNTIWVRICAWTSPNREGLPSVIGLTYDITKFKEAEILLKSSEEKFSSAFHNNPDLMILMRKEDFKIIDINSKIGPILAYDREELVGRQATDFRFFVHQDDREYFFKHFDDAGHFELEAGLIRKDGAQIQAMVSFSTFDLGGTAHVIMVIKDISDRKIAEEKFSKVFYNNPDAMMLIRKEGMVMVDVNEKTFPITGYKRSEFLGRSIAEFDTFAYPHENEKFWEIFNRHNKVEMEAAWKKKDGQVIHIMISMEQLDISGVEHMIAIIRDISDRKVAEEKFSKIFYHNPDAMMLIRKRDMVMVDVNDRSLPITGYERSEFLGRPIWDFDVFVDLDERQAFWDSFEKNLKAEREAAWKKKDGQVIHVVLSMEQLDIGGEDHIIAMVKDITERKIAEERFAKAFDLSPDLMFIFREKDYVLVACNKHVELVSGYGRDEIIGKSSLDFRLWAQPEDRERFFNEYFGQDNSVFMESQFLRKDGTVFIGNISARRIVLQGENHMLVIVRDITERKITEHKVIESEANLYAVINNSNLLVWSVDLDYRVIKANSRFESFVWDNYQVKVVPGQKLVSEDPMTDKRLKAIWLPRYERVLSGEKYRITDVLQGRHVEFSLGPIMDNGHVIGIVVFAEDITERVTRERALKNALNKVAEFKLMALRSVMNPHFFFNALSSIQYFIAQNDRKNAINYLSTFSQLVRGILEHSVSNTISLAKEISQLKNYIVLEQLRFENKFDYRIDIDNELDLEGIEIPSLLVQPYVENAIIHGLYNKQERGLLTISISKENDALLFQVKDNGVGRKKSMEINKKNRFGHKSLGAEITGERLKLINNKYKVSFEILDMVDETGQPEGTTVKIWLAG, from the coding sequence ATGGGTTTCGCTGAAATTGATGCCAATTACCTCTCGGATGCTGAATTGTTTACCACCCTTATCAAACTTTCGGCCGAATTGATGTGGGTAAGGGAATTCACCCATGAAGATGTGGTTTGGATCGGGGCTTCCTCCAACCTGAAAAAATTCGGCATCCATGCCCATAAGACCAGGCAGCAATTTTGGTACGACAACATCCACCCCAAAGACCTTCGTGAAGCGTCCAGTGGGTACAATGCGGCATTGAACGACCCATTGGCCACCAACCATGTACGTGAATACAGGTTTAAAGGGGTCGGCAAGAAATGGCATTACATTCGTGACAAGGTATGTTTTGTTAGGGACAAAAACGGCAAGCCCATCCGGGCCATAGGGGTATGGGAGGACAATACCCGGCTGGTGCGCAAAGGGAAAAAGGAGAAAAAGCTATTGGAAGAACTGGAAAAGGACAGGAATAGGTTCAAGATTATTTCCGAACTCTCCAATGCGGTAATGTGGGAAGAGGACTTCAATAAAAAGCAATTGTTTTGGAGCGGGGACCCCAAAATTTTGAATGACTTTGGTGTGGACAAGGGTTACTTTCCCGTATCGGAATGGGCCAACCACATACATCCCGAGGATGCCGGGCGTTCGGCCAAAAGGTTTAGGGAGGCAATGGCATCGCCCGATGGGATATATAATGATGAGTACCGCGTGATCAAGGCGGATGGGAGCATTGCCCACATATTGGACCGTGGGATGATCATAAGGGACAAGGGGAATAATCCTGTTCGGGCCATAGGTGGGTGGGTGGACATCACGAAAGAAAGGTTGCACCAACATGGCCTGGAAAATTCCCTGAGTGAACTTGAAGGCTTGAACAGGAAATTATCAAAAAGGGAAGAAGAACTGGCCACTTCCGAAGAGGAATTGCGGTTGCTCAACGAGGAGCTGTCAAATAAAAACAAGGTGCTCACCGATCGCGACCAGGTAATTACCCGGCTGCAGCACCTGGCGAAGATTGGAAGTTGGGAATACAATCCCAATACGGACGAGTTTACTGCATCCCCTGAAGCTTATGCCATACAAGGCTTGAGCGAAGATGATCCGGTCACCGTGGAGGAAATAATCCAGTTTTATGACGAAGAAGGAAGAAGGGTATTGCTGGATACTTTGGGCAAGGTCCGGAAGGGGGAGGGGGAGCCTTTTGACCTGGTGCTTAAATCAAGTACGCCCGTGGGCAATACCATATGGGTAAGGATTTGCGCATGGACCAGCCCCAATAGGGAGGGCCTTCCTTCGGTCATTGGCCTTACGTATGACATCACCAAGTTTAAAGAAGCGGAAATACTGCTTAAGAGCAGTGAAGAAAAGTTTTCCAGTGCTTTTCACAACAATCCCGACTTGATGATCCTGATGAGGAAGGAAGATTTTAAGATTATTGATATCAATTCAAAAATAGGGCCAATCCTTGCCTATGACAGGGAAGAACTAGTGGGCAGGCAAGCTACGGATTTTAGGTTCTTTGTGCACCAGGACGACCGGGAGTATTTTTTTAAGCACTTTGATGATGCCGGGCACTTTGAATTAGAGGCAGGGTTGATAAGAAAGGACGGAGCCCAAATCCAGGCAATGGTATCGTTCAGCACCTTCGACCTTGGAGGGACAGCCCATGTCATAATGGTGATAAAAGACATAAGCGACCGAAAAATTGCCGAAGAAAAATTCAGCAAGGTGTTTTATAACAATCCGGATGCCATGATGCTCATCCGTAAAGAAGGCATGGTGATGGTGGACGTGAACGAAAAAACATTTCCCATTACCGGCTATAAAAGGAGCGAGTTTTTGGGCAGGTCGATCGCTGAGTTTGACACCTTTGCCTATCCCCACGAAAACGAAAAGTTTTGGGAAATATTTAACCGGCACAACAAAGTGGAGATGGAGGCGGCCTGGAAGAAAAAGGACGGGCAGGTCATTCATATCATGATTTCAATGGAGCAATTGGACATCTCAGGCGTGGAGCACATGATTGCCATTATTAGGGACATCTCCGACCGGAAGGTTGCCGAGGAGAAATTCAGTAAAATATTTTACCACAACCCTGATGCCATGATGCTCATTCGGAAAAGGGACATGGTCATGGTGGACGTTAACGATAGGTCTTTGCCCATTACAGGCTATGAAAGGAGCGAATTCCTGGGCAGGCCCATTTGGGACTTTGATGTGTTTGTTGACCTTGATGAGCGGCAGGCATTTTGGGACTCATTTGAAAAAAACCTAAAAGCAGAAAGAGAGGCAGCCTGGAAAAAGAAAGACGGACAGGTCATCCACGTGGTGCTTTCCATGGAGCAACTCGACATTGGAGGGGAGGACCATATCATTGCCATGGTAAAGGACATTACCGAAAGGAAAATTGCCGAAGAGCGGTTTGCAAAGGCATTTGACCTAAGTCCCGACCTGATGTTTATTTTCAGGGAAAAGGACTATGTGCTGGTGGCCTGCAATAAACATGTTGAACTGGTTTCGGGGTATGGCCGGGACGAGATTATTGGAAAGTCGTCATTGGACTTCCGATTGTGGGCCCAGCCGGAAGACCGTGAAAGGTTTTTTAATGAGTATTTCGGTCAGGACAACTCCGTGTTTATGGAAAGCCAGTTCCTGCGCAAGGATGGAACGGTATTTATTGGCAACATATCAGCAAGGCGTATCGTGTTGCAAGGAGAAAACCATATGCTGGTGATTGTCAGGGACATTACGGAAAGGAAAATCACGGAACATAAAGTGATCGAGAGCGAGGCCAACCTTTATGCCGTGATCAATAACTCCAACCTGTTGGTGTGGTCCGTGGACCTTGATTACCGGGTGATTAAGGCCAACAGTCGTTTTGAATCGTTTGTGTGGGACAATTACCAGGTAAAAGTGGTACCTGGCCAAAAACTGGTTTCCGAAGACCCCATGACCGACAAAAGGCTAAAGGCTATCTGGTTGCCCCGCTATGAGCGTGTGCTGTCTGGGGAAAAGTACCGGATTACCGATGTGCTTCAGGGCAGGCACGTAGAGTTTTCCCTGGGCCCGATTATGGACAATGGCCACGTCATTGGGATTGTTGTGTTTGCCGAAGACATCACGGAAAGGGTAACACGGGAAAGGGCATTGAAAAATGCCCTTAACAAGGTTGCCGAATTCAAATTGATGGCCTTGCGATCGGTGATGAACCCCCACTTCTTTTTCAATGCCCTTTCTTCCATTCAATATTTTATAGCACAAAACGACCGCAAAAACGCCATCAACTACTTGTCCACATTTTCCCAACTGGTGAGGGGGATATTGGAACACTCCGTGAGCAACACCATAAGCCTGGCAAAGGAAATTTCACAGCTGAAAAACTATATTGTTTTGGAGCAACTCCGTTTTGAAAATAAATTTGATTATCGGATTGACATAGATAATGAATTGGACCTGGAGGGAATAGAGATACCCTCATTGCTGGTCCAGCCTTATGTGGAGAACGCTATTATCCATGGCTTGTACAATAAACAGGAGAGGGGGCTTTTGACCATTTCCATCAGCAAGGAAAACGATGCATTGCTGTTTCAGGTAAAAGACAACGGGGTGGGCCGCAAAAAATCCATGGAAATAAATAAAAAGAACCGGTTTGGGCATAAGTCGCTGGGTGCCGAAATTACCGGTGAACGGTTGAAGCTCATCAATAATAAATACAAGGTCTCGTTTGAAATCCTGGATATGGTGGATGAAACGGGGCAGCCTGAAGGCACCACCGTGAAAATATGGTTGGCGGGTTAG
- a CDS encoding pirin family protein produces the protein MPEIIIQAREAAISTHLSVKRILPFRKKRMVGPFIFMDHAGPINSFPSEVTSMDVLPHPHIGLSTITYLFSGNVTHRDSLGVEQVIRPGEVNWMTAGKGISHSERFEDTDLLLKGGLEMLQTWVALPESVEESDPTFEYYKPDQLPVYTDSGIWMRLIAGNAYGLGNDVVVHSPLFYLHVKLEAGAKIDLPTEHSERAIYITSGSLELSGRTYSNGQMIVFSKNEEATVRSKKNSEFMILGGEPLGERFIWWNFVSSSKERIEQAKNDWKTGKIILPPNDNKEFIPLPESRSKPASSDVPPPEPLS, from the coding sequence ATGCCGGAAATAATTATACAAGCCCGAGAAGCGGCCATTAGCACTCATTTAAGTGTAAAGCGCATCCTTCCTTTTCGGAAAAAGAGAATGGTAGGTCCTTTTATTTTTATGGACCACGCAGGGCCGATAAATAGTTTTCCGTCTGAGGTAACCTCAATGGACGTGTTGCCGCATCCGCATATCGGGCTTTCTACGATCACCTACCTTTTCAGCGGAAACGTTACCCACCGCGACAGTCTGGGAGTAGAGCAAGTAATTCGTCCAGGTGAAGTAAACTGGATGACCGCAGGAAAAGGTATTTCCCATTCTGAGCGTTTTGAAGATACTGACCTTTTGCTAAAAGGAGGCCTGGAAATGCTACAAACCTGGGTAGCCTTGCCAGAATCTGTAGAAGAAAGTGACCCCACTTTTGAATATTACAAACCCGATCAATTGCCAGTTTATACCGACAGCGGTATTTGGATGCGTTTGATAGCTGGCAATGCCTATGGATTGGGGAATGATGTGGTCGTTCATTCCCCACTTTTTTACCTGCACGTAAAATTGGAAGCTGGTGCAAAAATTGACTTGCCTACCGAACATTCCGAAAGAGCCATTTATATCACAAGCGGAAGTTTGGAACTGTCCGGGAGGACCTATTCCAATGGTCAAATGATCGTCTTTTCAAAAAACGAAGAGGCAACCGTTCGATCCAAAAAGAATTCCGAATTTATGATTTTGGGAGGTGAACCCCTGGGTGAACGGTTTATTTGGTGGAACTTCGTCTCTTCGAGCAAAGAACGCATCGAGCAGGCCAAAAACGATTGGAAAACGGGGAAAATTATTTTGCCGCCCAACGATAACAAGGAATTTATTCCCCTTCCTGAAAGCCGGTCGAAGCCAGCAAGCAGCGATGTGCCACCCCCCGAGCCGCTTTCGTGA